TTTGTTGCTGGGTACAGAAAACGAGTCTGATAAGGCAAAAAACATTGACCACAGCCCTGATGATGAGCGCCTTTAGCAGAGTTTTCATTCTTATCCTGATATCCAAGTCTTTGTAATTCATCTAGTAACAATTACTCCGAATATAGCCTGCGCAGACACAAGCAAAAATACCGTTATCATACTTGATTTCCCTGCAATAAGCACAAATGCCTCAAGAGCGGAAATAACCAGAGTAGCTGGCCATAATAGGCTAAGTTCCGTTGATTAACTGACGGAGTAAGCTCTTTTGCTATACCCATTTCGCCTAGTACCTTGCCTCTTTGCAAATGGGTATATCCAGAGAAATGACTCGTTATAATTACGCCAAAAATGAACCAGTCTAGCAGAAAGCCAAAACTCACCGCAGCTTGAATAAAAAGGCCTGCAGCTATGACAAGGGAAAGGTGCATAGCAACTACATTGGCCTTTTCCCCGGTTCGTCGTGTGATTTCAATCTATATCATCGTTATGCAGATGTACCATAAAAGCCTCTCACCCAAGTTACAAAAGAGGTATTTAATGAAGAAACAAGGCCGAAACTGCTTCCCGATTAATTCTTTCATTCTTCTTCTCAATGTGAAGATTCGGGTGCACCTTAGTCAGCCCAAGTATCTAAATTTTGAAATTATGTTGTAGCTGTATAGTTCTATTACCTATCTTTCATTATGATTGGATCAGCTCTGGGTATCTGCAAAACAAAAGGTACAAACGTAGACGTAATAGAAGTATCGAAGTAATCGCACATGGCCGAGTCATGCCAGGAGGTAGATTCGTGCAACTTAATACTGACCAGTTATAGTAAAGCAACACTTATAATTGTTCGGCATCGATTAAGCAGTCATGCCCCTCTCCCTCCCGGAGCTGGCTCTGCTCTGGGCAACAGCTGTTGCAACTGCTGTGATAACCGCATACTTGGCAAAGAGGACGGCTGAGGGAGAAGGTATTATGGGCTATGGATACAACTTCTTTCTTCTGACTGTACTTGTTGGTATGCCTGCAGCAGCACTTGGCTACCTCTACCAGCCAGGCTACATAGGAGCCTTCTGGGCCGTGTGGATCAACATGGCCTTCATGACTGTTGGTTTGATACCACTAATGTACGGATTCATGATTGGCCTGACAGATTACAGCGGCAAGTCCAAGTATGCTGCAACGAAACTTGGCAGGAAAGCAGCATACAGATGGAGCGCAGTAGCACTGATACTTTCGAACGAATTCATGATGGGCTGGGTCTTCCTGCTTTTGAGTGGTAAGAGCATACCTCTTTATTCCGTATCGCTATTTGAGCTTGCAGAGGAATTCGCTGGCATTATCAGCTCTTCGTGGTTCGTCTTCACGATGGCTATAGAGATGGTCGTTGCCATCTATCTTTTCAGGAAGAGGTTTCAATTGTTTCCGCTAGTACTTCTCTTACTGCAGAGCCTCATTATGGCCCTGACACCTACAGCGCTGCAATCACAGGCATGGTATCACTGGAGCGTCATATTTGGCAACCTTACTATGACCCTGCTGTTCATTATTGCTTTTTATCATATGCACAGTGGCCATCTGATCGACCCCTCTCTGAAGAAGTATCTCTCTATTCTCTTTCTCATATATTCGGTTATGATGTTGGGACTGTACATATGGGCTATTGAAGGAGATACAATAATTGTCTCAGTAGCTATTATTGCAGAAATGAGCCTGTATTTTGGTGTGATAATCAGGGAAGAGAATTTCTCGAATGAGGTAGCGAAGGAACCGTTCAGTGTGAGCACTTCTGTGATTCTGACTGGGTCGATTCTGCTAAGTCAGCTGTTCATGGGAGGAGTTATAGTAATCGAAGAACTGGGAATAAACCCTTCTGCACAGGGAGTAGAGCTGCTGATGAACAGCAGACTTTTCGATGCGTTCTTCGGCCTTCTTGCAGTTTCCTTCTCGCTTTTTGCACTTGCATACAATCTGAAACAGCTTTCGTCAAGAGGTTTCGATTCGACTCTGAGCAGTAGGGCTTCACCATTCCTGATGTCTGGACTTCTGCTCTTTCCGTTTGCAGTGCTTGTACTTGACGAGCTGGCTGATTCAAACCCATCGTTCCATATGCTTCAGCATTTGCTGATAGGTGTAGGAGGTTTTCTCTCAGGTATCTCTGCAGATTTTATGTTGAATACAGACAGAGCAAATCGGACTGTGGCGCCTCTGGTGAGGTTGAGGGATTTCATCCACAGACATGCTTTTGCCACCCTTCTTTTCGCCATATTCATCTTTGCG
This is a stretch of genomic DNA from Conexivisphaerales archaeon. It encodes these proteins:
- a CDS encoding cytochrome c oxidase assembly protein, producing the protein MPLSLPELALLWATAVATAVITAYLAKRTAEGEGIMGYGYNFFLLTVLVGMPAAALGYLYQPGYIGAFWAVWINMAFMTVGLIPLMYGFMIGLTDYSGKSKYAATKLGRKAAYRWSAVALILSNEFMMGWVFLLLSGKSIPLYSVSLFELAEEFAGIISSSWFVFTMAIEMVVAIYLFRKRFQLFPLVLLLLQSLIMALTPTALQSQAWYHWSVIFGNLTMTLLFIIAFYHMHSGHLIDPSLKKYLSILFLIYSVMMLGLYIWAIEGDTIIVSVAIIAEMSLYFGVIIREENFSNEVAKEPFSVSTSVILTGSILLSQLFMGGVIVIEELGINPSAQGVELLMNSRLFDAFFGLLAVSFSLFALAYNLKQLSSRGFDSTLSSRASPFLMSGLLLFPFAVLVLDELADSNPSFHMLQHLLIGVGGFLSGISADFMLNTDRANRTVAPLVRLRDFIHRHAFATLLFAIFIFAVWLEPRLFIFAYQDETVHGLEHFTILAAGLLSGAVYYHLKPDMRFLLLNVFLWMGPMMLPFSLLLGPYSFEPVYFTYVMSEMMGIWVTSMLFIIAMKHLSGREIEKKARVTGLTKSTTQG